Proteins found in one Canis aureus isolate CA01 chromosome 19, VMU_Caureus_v.1.0, whole genome shotgun sequence genomic segment:
- the ASB14 gene encoding ankyrin repeat and SOCS box protein 14 isoform X1 — protein sequence MDNYTSDEDTDEDFDTQLIIQWSLQDVHRPGTTQQAPADESFHHFLRAEYKKIIETIETGKEDALSHLTKYHSAFDEADGMGWLPLHKAAVQLNKNILEITLKASKPSVWEQTTHNGETPLFLAVSTCLLENASFLLLNGCNPNAKNSEGNSLLLTAVLRDSYEMAALLIGYGADVNLRCTNERTALHEAARLGRQDIVKLILVSGAYPDPQSSYGFTPLALAAQSGHTEIMEMLLQKGANALAQASDSSSILLEAASGGNPDSVALLLEHGADANVPKNSGHLPIHVAADRGHLLALKLLVPVTDLAAIKQSGISPVHCAAAGAHPECLELLIQAGFDVNFMLDQRIRKHYDDHRKSALYFAVSNGDLSSVKLLLSAGALPNQDPVNCLQIALRMGNYELVSLLLRHGANVNYFCRVNPLHFPSALQYTLKDEVMLRMLLNYGYDTERCFDCPHGDKVHPCYTFEGWTSTVIKDTMFCEVITLSWLQHLSGKVVRVMLDYVDQVQICSKLKAVLQKQGLWSEIHFILTNPRPLRHLCRLKIRRCMGRLRLRCPVFMSFLPLPNRLKAYVLYKEYDLYGQGIFTGTW from the exons ATGGATAATTATACCAGTGATGAAGACACAGATGAGGACTTTGATACCCAGCTCATCATCCAGTGGAGTTTACAGGACGTTCACCGGCCGGGGACTACACAGCAGGCGCCTGCAGATGAGAG CTTCCATCACTTTTTGAGAGCTGAGTACAAGAAGATAATTGAAACAATAGAGAC AGGTAAGGAAGATGCATTGTCACACTTGACCAAGTACCATTCTGCTTTTGATGAAGCAGATGGGATGGGCTGGCTTCCTCTGCATAAGGCTGCGGTGCAATTAAACaagaacattttggaaataaCCCTGAAAG CTTCAAAACCCAGCGTGTGGGAGCAAACCACCCACAATGGTGAAACACCACTTTTTTTGGCTGTCAGCACTTGCCTCTTAGAAAATGCCAGTTTTCTTCTTCTCAATGGCTGCAATCCGAATGCCAAGAATTCTGAAGGCAATTCTCTTCTTCTTACAG CTGTTCTCCGTGACTCCTATGAGATGGCTGCCTTGCTAATTGGCTATGGGGCAGATGTCAATCTGCGGTGTACCAACGAGAGGACAGCTCTCCATGAAGCAGCCAGACTGGGCAGGCAGGACATAGTGAAGCTGATATTGGTTTCTGGGGCATACCCTGACCCACAGAGCTCCTATGGATTCACTCCTCTTGCTCTTGCTGCCCAGAGTGGACACACTGAAATCATGGAGATGTTACTGCAGAAAG GAGCTAATGCTCTTGCTCAGGCCTCTGACTCCTCGTCCATCTTACTTGAAGCCGCTAGTGGAGGAAATCCAGACTCTGTGGCCCTTTTGCTAGAGCATGGAGCTGATGCCAACGTCCCTAAGAATTCAGGCCACCTGCCCATTCATGTGGCAGCTGACAGAGGCCACCTGTT AGCCCTAAAGCTTTTGGTTCCAGTCACGGATCTTGCCGCCATTAAGCAGAGCGGGATCAGTCCTGTGCACTGTGCGGCAGCAGGAGCGCATCCTGAATGCCTGGAGCTCCTCATCCAGGCGGGATTCGATGTGAACTTCATGCTAGACCAGAGAATCCGCAAACACTATGACGACCACAGGAAGTCAGCGTTGTATTTTGCAGTGTCAAACGGTGACCTCTCTTCAGTGAAGCTGCTTCTAAGTGCTGGAGCTCTGCCTAACCAAGACCCTGTTAACTGCCTCCAGATAGCCCTGAGGATGGGCAACTATGAGCTGGTGAGTCTGCTGCTACGGCACGGAGCCAACGTCAATTATTTCTGCAGAGTTAACCCTTTACATTTCCCGTCAGCCCTGCAGTACACGCTGAAAGATGAAGTCATGCTCAGGATGCTACTGAATTATGGGTATGACACAGAGCGATGCTTTGATTGTCCTCACGGAGACAAAGTTCATCCTTGCTATACCTTTGAAGGCTGGACATCTACAGTCATCAAAGATACCATG TTCTGTGAAGTAATAACATTGTCGTGGCTGCAACATCTCTCTGGGAAGGTTGTTCGAGTGATGCTTGATTACGTTGATCAAGTTCAAATCTGTTCAAAGTTGAAAGCTGTGCTCCAAAAACAGGGGCTGTGGTCAGAAATCCATTTTATCTTGA CAAACCCTCGACCCCTCAGACATCTGTGTCGCCTGAAGATCCGGCGGTGTATGGGGCGCTTACGTCTGCGCTGCCCGGTCTTCATGTCCTTCCTTCCATTACCAAACCGTCTCAAAGCATATGTCCTTTACAAAGAATACGACCTTTATGGACAAGGAATTTTCACAGGAACCTGGTAG
- the ASB14 gene encoding ankyrin repeat and SOCS box protein 14 isoform X2 codes for MKTQMRTLIPSSSSSGVYRTFTGRGLHSRRLQMRGKEDALSHLTKYHSAFDEADGMGWLPLHKAAVQLNKNILEITLKASKPSVWEQTTHNGETPLFLAVSTCLLENASFLLLNGCNPNAKNSEGNSLLLTAVLRDSYEMAALLIGYGADVNLRCTNERTALHEAARLGRQDIVKLILVSGAYPDPQSSYGFTPLALAAQSGHTEIMEMLLQKGANALAQASDSSSILLEAASGGNPDSVALLLEHGADANVPKNSGHLPIHVAADRGHLLALKLLVPVTDLAAIKQSGISPVHCAAAGAHPECLELLIQAGFDVNFMLDQRIRKHYDDHRKSALYFAVSNGDLSSVKLLLSAGALPNQDPVNCLQIALRMGNYELVSLLLRHGANVNYFCRVNPLHFPSALQYTLKDEVMLRMLLNYGYDTERCFDCPHGDKVHPCYTFEGWTSTVIKDTMFCEVITLSWLQHLSGKVVRVMLDYVDQVQICSKLKAVLQKQGLWSEIHFILTNPRPLRHLCRLKIRRCMGRLRLRCPVFMSFLPLPNRLKAYVLYKEYDLYGQGIFTGTW; via the exons ATGAAGACACAGATGAGGACTTTGATACCCAGCTCATCATCCAGTGGAGTTTACAGGACGTTCACCGGCCGGGGACTACACAGCAGGCGCCTGCAGATGAGAG GTAAGGAAGATGCATTGTCACACTTGACCAAGTACCATTCTGCTTTTGATGAAGCAGATGGGATGGGCTGGCTTCCTCTGCATAAGGCTGCGGTGCAATTAAACaagaacattttggaaataaCCCTGAAAG CTTCAAAACCCAGCGTGTGGGAGCAAACCACCCACAATGGTGAAACACCACTTTTTTTGGCTGTCAGCACTTGCCTCTTAGAAAATGCCAGTTTTCTTCTTCTCAATGGCTGCAATCCGAATGCCAAGAATTCTGAAGGCAATTCTCTTCTTCTTACAG CTGTTCTCCGTGACTCCTATGAGATGGCTGCCTTGCTAATTGGCTATGGGGCAGATGTCAATCTGCGGTGTACCAACGAGAGGACAGCTCTCCATGAAGCAGCCAGACTGGGCAGGCAGGACATAGTGAAGCTGATATTGGTTTCTGGGGCATACCCTGACCCACAGAGCTCCTATGGATTCACTCCTCTTGCTCTTGCTGCCCAGAGTGGACACACTGAAATCATGGAGATGTTACTGCAGAAAG GAGCTAATGCTCTTGCTCAGGCCTCTGACTCCTCGTCCATCTTACTTGAAGCCGCTAGTGGAGGAAATCCAGACTCTGTGGCCCTTTTGCTAGAGCATGGAGCTGATGCCAACGTCCCTAAGAATTCAGGCCACCTGCCCATTCATGTGGCAGCTGACAGAGGCCACCTGTT AGCCCTAAAGCTTTTGGTTCCAGTCACGGATCTTGCCGCCATTAAGCAGAGCGGGATCAGTCCTGTGCACTGTGCGGCAGCAGGAGCGCATCCTGAATGCCTGGAGCTCCTCATCCAGGCGGGATTCGATGTGAACTTCATGCTAGACCAGAGAATCCGCAAACACTATGACGACCACAGGAAGTCAGCGTTGTATTTTGCAGTGTCAAACGGTGACCTCTCTTCAGTGAAGCTGCTTCTAAGTGCTGGAGCTCTGCCTAACCAAGACCCTGTTAACTGCCTCCAGATAGCCCTGAGGATGGGCAACTATGAGCTGGTGAGTCTGCTGCTACGGCACGGAGCCAACGTCAATTATTTCTGCAGAGTTAACCCTTTACATTTCCCGTCAGCCCTGCAGTACACGCTGAAAGATGAAGTCATGCTCAGGATGCTACTGAATTATGGGTATGACACAGAGCGATGCTTTGATTGTCCTCACGGAGACAAAGTTCATCCTTGCTATACCTTTGAAGGCTGGACATCTACAGTCATCAAAGATACCATG TTCTGTGAAGTAATAACATTGTCGTGGCTGCAACATCTCTCTGGGAAGGTTGTTCGAGTGATGCTTGATTACGTTGATCAAGTTCAAATCTGTTCAAAGTTGAAAGCTGTGCTCCAAAAACAGGGGCTGTGGTCAGAAATCCATTTTATCTTGA CAAACCCTCGACCCCTCAGACATCTGTGTCGCCTGAAGATCCGGCGGTGTATGGGGCGCTTACGTCTGCGCTGCCCGGTCTTCATGTCCTTCCTTCCATTACCAAACCGTCTCAAAGCATATGTCCTTTACAAAGAATACGACCTTTATGGACAAGGAATTTTCACAGGAACCTGGTAG
- the ASB14 gene encoding ankyrin repeat and SOCS box protein 14 isoform X3, protein MGWLPLHKAAVQLNKNILEITLKASKPSVWEQTTHNGETPLFLAVSTCLLENASFLLLNGCNPNAKNSEGNSLLLTAVLRDSYEMAALLIGYGADVNLRCTNERTALHEAARLGRQDIVKLILVSGAYPDPQSSYGFTPLALAAQSGHTEIMEMLLQKGANALAQASDSSSILLEAASGGNPDSVALLLEHGADANVPKNSGHLPIHVAADRGHLLALKLLVPVTDLAAIKQSGISPVHCAAAGAHPECLELLIQAGFDVNFMLDQRIRKHYDDHRKSALYFAVSNGDLSSVKLLLSAGALPNQDPVNCLQIALRMGNYELVSLLLRHGANVNYFCRVNPLHFPSALQYTLKDEVMLRMLLNYGYDTERCFDCPHGDKVHPCYTFEGWTSTVIKDTMFCEVITLSWLQHLSGKVVRVMLDYVDQVQICSKLKAVLQKQGLWSEIHFILTNPRPLRHLCRLKIRRCMGRLRLRCPVFMSFLPLPNRLKAYVLYKEYDLYGQGIFTGTW, encoded by the exons ATGGGCTGGCTTCCTCTGCATAAGGCTGCGGTGCAATTAAACaagaacattttggaaataaCCCTGAAAG CTTCAAAACCCAGCGTGTGGGAGCAAACCACCCACAATGGTGAAACACCACTTTTTTTGGCTGTCAGCACTTGCCTCTTAGAAAATGCCAGTTTTCTTCTTCTCAATGGCTGCAATCCGAATGCCAAGAATTCTGAAGGCAATTCTCTTCTTCTTACAG CTGTTCTCCGTGACTCCTATGAGATGGCTGCCTTGCTAATTGGCTATGGGGCAGATGTCAATCTGCGGTGTACCAACGAGAGGACAGCTCTCCATGAAGCAGCCAGACTGGGCAGGCAGGACATAGTGAAGCTGATATTGGTTTCTGGGGCATACCCTGACCCACAGAGCTCCTATGGATTCACTCCTCTTGCTCTTGCTGCCCAGAGTGGACACACTGAAATCATGGAGATGTTACTGCAGAAAG GAGCTAATGCTCTTGCTCAGGCCTCTGACTCCTCGTCCATCTTACTTGAAGCCGCTAGTGGAGGAAATCCAGACTCTGTGGCCCTTTTGCTAGAGCATGGAGCTGATGCCAACGTCCCTAAGAATTCAGGCCACCTGCCCATTCATGTGGCAGCTGACAGAGGCCACCTGTT AGCCCTAAAGCTTTTGGTTCCAGTCACGGATCTTGCCGCCATTAAGCAGAGCGGGATCAGTCCTGTGCACTGTGCGGCAGCAGGAGCGCATCCTGAATGCCTGGAGCTCCTCATCCAGGCGGGATTCGATGTGAACTTCATGCTAGACCAGAGAATCCGCAAACACTATGACGACCACAGGAAGTCAGCGTTGTATTTTGCAGTGTCAAACGGTGACCTCTCTTCAGTGAAGCTGCTTCTAAGTGCTGGAGCTCTGCCTAACCAAGACCCTGTTAACTGCCTCCAGATAGCCCTGAGGATGGGCAACTATGAGCTGGTGAGTCTGCTGCTACGGCACGGAGCCAACGTCAATTATTTCTGCAGAGTTAACCCTTTACATTTCCCGTCAGCCCTGCAGTACACGCTGAAAGATGAAGTCATGCTCAGGATGCTACTGAATTATGGGTATGACACAGAGCGATGCTTTGATTGTCCTCACGGAGACAAAGTTCATCCTTGCTATACCTTTGAAGGCTGGACATCTACAGTCATCAAAGATACCATG TTCTGTGAAGTAATAACATTGTCGTGGCTGCAACATCTCTCTGGGAAGGTTGTTCGAGTGATGCTTGATTACGTTGATCAAGTTCAAATCTGTTCAAAGTTGAAAGCTGTGCTCCAAAAACAGGGGCTGTGGTCAGAAATCCATTTTATCTTGA CAAACCCTCGACCCCTCAGACATCTGTGTCGCCTGAAGATCCGGCGGTGTATGGGGCGCTTACGTCTGCGCTGCCCGGTCTTCATGTCCTTCCTTCCATTACCAAACCGTCTCAAAGCATATGTCCTTTACAAAGAATACGACCTTTATGGACAAGGAATTTTCACAGGAACCTGGTAG